In the Oceanivirga salmonicida genome, AAAAGAATTATTGAAGGTAGAAAGTTTAATGAAATTGATTATAATTCATACAATAAGGTTGTAATAGTGTCATCACTTACTGCTAAAAGATTATTTAAAAATGAGAGTGCTATAGGAAAAACTATCTCACTTAATGATTTTAATGGTAATTTTATGGGTAAATATAAAATTGTAGGTACATATAATGGAAATATGGATGACCAATATGATTTAACAAAAGAAGCAACGCCTTATGAAGTATTAATGCCTGCTAATGAATTTACAAGAGCAACTGATAATAGAGATAAAATAACTTCAATTATTACAATTAGTATAAAAGATGTTAAAAAAATAAAAAAACAAGTTGAGTTGATAAAGAAATATTTGGAAAAAAGAGGTTCTAAAAAAGACTTGTATACTGTAAAACCTGGTAGTGAAGAGTTAAAAAATATAACAAATATACTTGATAAGATAGAAGGATTTGTAAATTTAGTAGCATCTATATCTATAATAGTTGGTGGAGTAGGTGTTATGAATATAATGTTAGTTAGTGTTAAAGAAAGAATAACAGAAATTGGACTTAGAAAAGCAATAGGTGCTAAAAATAAAGATATAAGAAGACAATTTTTAATTGAAACCATGATACTTACAATTATAGGTGGATTTATAGGTATGTTGCTTGGTTATGGAATTGCATTTATAATAGGAATAAGTTTAAAGATAATACCTATATTAAAATTAGACATAATTATGACAGCATTTATAGTATCAAGTTTAACTGGTTTAATATTTGGTATATACCCAGCAAAACAAGCTTCAAAATTATCACCTATGGAAGCTTTAAGAAAAGAGTAATAACAATTAAAATATGAAAGGCAAAATATGAATATTATTGAGATTATAAAATTATCATTAGAAAATTTAATGAGTTTTAAATTTAGATCTTTTTTAACCATGCTAGGTATAATAATGGGAATAGCATCAGTAGTTTTATTATCATCACTGGGTGCTGGTTTCCAAAAGAAATTATTATCAGAAGCACAATTAGCAACTTCAAAAATAATAGTTGTAGATTTTGACCAAAAATATAGAACTTCGAATGATATAAAAGAATCTGATTATTTTTCACCAAAAGATGAATTAATTTTTGAAAAAATTGATGGTGTTGATAAAGCAATACTATGGGATCAAGATGCTGCATTAATAGGAAATTTTGGTGAAGAAGCTGGAAAATATATAATTTTTCAAGGAGCAAAAGATAAATATTTTTCAACTTATTCTAAAATAAATTTACAAGGTAGAAAATTTCTTGAAAGTGATTATAATTCAGACAATAAAGTAATAATGATATCAGATAATACAGCAAAAAAAATATTTAAGTTTGAAAATCCACTTGGTAAAACGATAGTATTAAATAATTTTGATGGAAGTCTTATAGGTAAATATAAAGTTATAGGTGTATATAATGGAAATCTTGATGACCAATCTACTTTATTCAGTGATTTACCATTTGAAGCATTATTACCATTTAATGAAGTTGTTAGAATAACTAATAACCGTAGTAAAACTTTTTCTAGTATTAATGTTAAAGTTAA is a window encoding:
- a CDS encoding ABC transporter permease produces the protein MNILEIVKLSLANLLSFKFRSFLTMLGIIMGIASVVLLSSLGAGFQKKLLSNVQVALSKVVIVQIDQKYTRTNDFKRTDYFTKKDEIIFEKIEGNDKSSLFLQTGALTSDTSKFAQIEGINDKYFSIFSKRIIEGRKFNEIDYNSYNKVVIVSSLTAKRLFKNESAIGKTISLNDFNGNFMGKYKIVGTYNGNMDDQYDLTKEATPYEVLMPANEFTRATDNRDKITSIITISIKDVKKIKKQVELIKKYLEKRGSKKDLYTVKPGSEELKNITNILDKIEGFVNLVASISIIVGGVGVMNIMLVSVKERITEIGLRKAIGAKNKDIRRQFLIETMILTIIGGFIGMLLGYGIAFIIGISLKIIPILKLDIIMTAFIVSSLTGLIFGIYPAKQASKLSPMEALRKE
- a CDS encoding ABC transporter permease, whose translation is MNIIEIIKLSLENLMSFKFRSFLTMLGIIMGIASVVLLSSLGAGFQKKLLSEAQLATSKIIVVDFDQKYRTSNDIKESDYFSPKDELIFEKIDGVDKAILWDQDAALIGNFGEEAGKYIIFQGAKDKYFSTYSKINLQGRKFLESDYNSDNKVIMISDNTAKKIFKFENPLGKTIVLNNFDGSLIGKYKVIGVYNGNLDDQSTLFSDLPFEALLPFNEVVRITNNRSKTFSSINVKVNNIKEIKKVTEDIKKYLEKRGSKKDLYSVKPFSENLKQITDILDKIALFINLVASISIIVGGVGVMNIMLVSVKERITEIGLRKAIGAKNKDIMTQFLIETMILTIIGGLIGMLLGYGIAFIVGIYLNVLPILEIGIITTAFIVSSLTGLIFGIYPAKQASKLSPMEALRKE